GCCTCGCTGATGCTGCAGCTGCCCGAAGCGGTGAAGGCCACCGACCAGCTCGCACGCAACCGCAGCGCCGGCATCGTCGACATGTTCGGCTCCAGCAGCGGCGATGGCGACGTGCTGCATATCGACCTGCCCGAATGCGAGGAATGGTCCCTCAAGCAGCGCCTCGACGGCGAGCGCGACACGCTCGGCCACTACCTCAGCGGGCATCCGCTCGATCCGTATCGCGAGGAATTGCAGGCACTGGTGGGCACCGACCTGGGCCAGCTCGACAGCCTGTGGGCCGCGCGCGACACCAAGGGTGGCGGCAACAGCTGGCGCCCGGAAACCCAGGTCATCGTCGCCGGGCAGGTCACCTCGATGCGCAAGCGCGGCGATTCCCAGGCCTTCGTGCTGCTCGAGGACGGGCGCGGGCGGCTGGAATGCGGATTCTTCGCAGACGCCAGCGCCGAGTACGCACACCTGCTCACCCGCGATCGTGTGCTGATCGTGGAGGGCGGCCTGCGCGAGGACGAGTTCAGCGGCGGCTTCGCGCTGCGGGTCAAACGCTGCTGGGATTTCCACGCCGTCTGCCCGGAACACGCACGCCGCCTGTCGCTGCGCCTGGACCTGCGCGTGCCCGGCACATTGGCGCGCGTCGAACAGCTGCTGGCCCAGCATCGCCCCGGGCGCACGCCGCTGCGGCTGGATCTGCTGCTCCCCGCCGGCAGCGCCGGCACCCTCGACGTCAACGGCAGCCAGTCGGTGCGCGTGGACGCGGAGCTGCCCGGCACCCTGCGTGCCCAGCCCGGAGTCCGCATCGCCCGCATCGACATCGCCAAGCCCTGGGCGAACTGAGCGGGTCCGGCCAACATCCGTCATCTTGCGGCGATCTGCGTTCCGGACGCCCTCGTACGGCCCCATCCGACGCGCTCGGCTAAACTGTCGGCCCTCCGGCCAGGCCGGACCTGCGTGGCGCCAGGCGCCCGGGTCCACCGCAACCGCTCATCACCGACGGCTTTCCCGAATGAATCCGAACTACCTCGACTTCGAACAGCCCATCGCCGACCTCGAAGCGAAGATCCAGGAATTGCGCCAGGCCAGCGACGGCCCTGCAGTCAACATCGACGCCGAACTGGCGACCCTGCGTGACAAGCTGCGCAAGCGGACCGCCCACATCTTCCGCGACCTGACCCCGTGGCAGGTCTCCCAGCTGGCCCGGCATCCGCAGCGTCCCTACACCAATGACTACATCCGTCACTTCTGCGACGAGTTCCAGGAGCTGGCGGGCGATCGGGCCTATGCCGACGACGCGGCGATCGTCGGTGGCCTTGGCCGGATCAACGGCCGCAGCGTTGTGATCATCGGCCACCAGAAGGGGCGCGACACCAAGACCAAGGTGCGCCGCAACTTCGGGATGCCGCGCCCGGAGGGCTACCGCAAGGCGCTGCGCCTGATGAAGATGGCCGAGCGCTTCAAGCTGCCGCTGCTGACCTTCATCGACACGCCGGGCGCCTATCCGGGCATCGGCGCCGAGGAGCGCGGCCAGTCCGAAGCCATCGCCCGCAACCTGATGGAAATGGCGGGGCTCAGGACGCCGATCATCTGCACCGTGATCGGCGAAGGCGGCTCGGGCGGCGCGCTGGCGATCGGCGTCGGCGATCGCACGCTGATGCTCGAATACAGCACCTACTCGGTGATCTCACCGGAAGGCTGCGCCTCGATCCTGTGGAAGGACGCCGGCAAGGCGCGCGATGCCGCCGAACAGCTGGCGCTGACCGCCAGGCGGCTCAAGTCGCTGGGCCTGATCGACAAGGTGGTTCGCGAGCCCATCGGCGGGGCCCACCGCAACCCGCGCCAGACCGCGACGCGCCTCAAGGCGGTGCTGATGAACGAGCTCGACCAGCTCGAGCAGCTGCCGGTCGAGACGCTGCTGCAGCGTCGCTACGAGCGCCTGCGCGGCTACGGGGCGTACGAGGCGGCGTAAGCGTCGCACCGCCGAACGACGCCTTCCAGTCGCGTTCGAATAGACTTCCGGCGCTGGCGACTGGCCAGCCCAGGGGAGCTCTGCGTGATCATCAAACGTATCGATGTGTTTTCGGCTGCCAAGATCATCGGCATCATCGCCGCCGGGTTCGGCCTGCTGGTCGGAATGATGGTGTTCCTGTTCGAGGGCCTGCTTGGCCCCATGACGGGCACCGGGAATGGATTCGCCATGATGGGGGGCCTCATGGTCATCGCGCTGCCGCTGATGTACGGCATTGCCGGCTTCATCGGCGGCGCGATCCAGGCACTCATCTACAACGCGGCGGCCGGCGTTATCGGCGGCATCCGCATCGAGACCGAGTGATCGATCGCCGCGCGTGGCGGCCTGCACCGTCCCGCGCGGCCTGTTGACGCGACCACACCCGATCGTCCGATGCGCCGCGTCCACCCCGGGCGCGGCGCCTTGATCACCAGCCCCGCTGGTACTGCGGCGGCGCCTCGATTTGCGCACCGAGTTCTGCTGCCGCGCGCCGCGGGAAATACGGATCGCGCAGCAGCTCGCGCGCCAATAGCACGATGTCGGCATCGCCGTCGGCGACGATACGCTCGGCCTGCGCAGGTGTCGTGATCAGGCCGACCGCGCCGGTCGGGATACCGGCGTCTTTGCGAATGCGACGCGCGAACGGGACCTGGTAGCCCGGCCTCGCGTCGATCGACTGCAATGGCGACAGGCCGCCGCTGGAGGTGTCGACGAGATCCACGCCGCGCGCTTTCAGCAGGCGCGCGAGTTCGACGGTCTGGGCAAGATCCCAGCCGCCATCGACCCAATCGGTCGCCGACACTCGCACCCACAGCGGCAGTCGCTCGGGCCAGACGCCGCGCACCGCGTCGACCGTGTCCAGCACCAAGCGCACGCGATTGTCGAAGCAGCCGCCCCAGGCATCGTCGCGCGTATTCGAAAGTGGCGACAGGAACTGGTGCAGCAGATAGCCGTGGGCGGCGTGGATTTCCGCCACCTCGAAGCCCGCCGCCAGCGCGCGGACCGCCGCTGCGCGGAAGTCGGCGACGACGGCGGCGATGCCCTCCGCGTCGAGGGCCCGCGGCGACGGATAGGTCGCGTCATAGGCCAGCGCCGACGGCGCGACGACCTCCCAGCCGCCCTCCGTGACCGGCACCGCGCTGCGGCCACGCCATGGCGCATGGGTGCTGGCCTTGCGCCCCGCGTGCGCGAGCTGGATCGCCGGCACCGCACCCTGTGCACGGATGAACGCCGCGATCGGCGCCCAGGCCTGCGCCTGCGCGTCGTTCCAGATGCCGGCGTCCTGCGGCGAGATCCGCCCGTCCGGGGAGATCGCCGCGGCTTCGGTCATCACCAGTCCCGCGCCGCCGACCGCACGGCTGCCCAGGTGCACGAGCTGCCAATCGTCGGGCATGCCGTCGACGGACG
The genomic region above belongs to Luteimonas chenhongjianii and contains:
- a CDS encoding acetyl-CoA carboxylase carboxyltransferase subunit alpha; translation: MNPNYLDFEQPIADLEAKIQELRQASDGPAVNIDAELATLRDKLRKRTAHIFRDLTPWQVSQLARHPQRPYTNDYIRHFCDEFQELAGDRAYADDAAIVGGLGRINGRSVVIIGHQKGRDTKTKVRRNFGMPRPEGYRKALRLMKMAERFKLPLLTFIDTPGAYPGIGAEERGQSEAIARNLMEMAGLRTPIICTVIGEGGSGGALAIGVGDRTLMLEYSTYSVISPEGCASILWKDAGKARDAAEQLALTARRLKSLGLIDKVVREPIGGAHRNPRQTATRLKAVLMNELDQLEQLPVETLLQRRYERLRGYGAYEAA
- a CDS encoding NADH:flavin oxidoreductase/NADH oxidase, whose amino-acid sequence is MAALFAPFRQRDVTLRNRIAVSPMCQYSSVDGMPDDWQLVHLGSRAVGGAGLVMTEAAAISPDGRISPQDAGIWNDAQAQAWAPIAAFIRAQGAVPAIQLAHAGRKASTHAPWRGRSAVPVTEGGWEVVAPSALAYDATYPSPRALDAEGIAAVVADFRAAAVRALAAGFEVAEIHAAHGYLLHQFLSPLSNTRDDAWGGCFDNRVRLVLDTVDAVRGVWPERLPLWVRVSATDWVDGGWDLAQTVELARLLKARGVDLVDTSSGGLSPLQSIDARPGYQVPFARRIRKDAGIPTGAVGLITTPAQAERIVADGDADIVLLARELLRDPYFPRRAAAELGAQIEAPPQYQRGW